A segment of the Gemmatimonadaceae bacterium genome:
TCGCGCGCGTAGCCGCTCACCGCGGCCAGCAGGGCGGGCAGCTGCTGCACGTCGCGCACCGCGAGCTTTAGCACCCGCACCTCATCGCGCGGGCGGCCCTCGACGAGCGCCGCCTCGTGGCACAGCGCAAAGCCCTCCACGCCGTCACGCCCTTTGAGGAGCACGGTGTCGCCGATGCCGAGCGCGCGCGTCAGCTGGATCTCGCGCGAGAAGTCGACGCCGGGCTGCAGCGACTGCACGAGCCTCGCACAACTCGCGAGCGCCCGCTCGGCGTCGGCCGCGCCCAGGCGCGACAGCAGCGTGCAGCGGCCGGGGCGCGCCTCGAAGGAGAACGTCACCGTGAGGTGCGCCGGGATGAAGCCGAGGCGCGAGTAGAAGCCGATGTTGTCCATCGTGCGCGGCATCGTCTCGAGCCCGATGACCGCACAGCCGCGCGCCCGCAGGAAGTCGATGCCGCACGACACGACCGTCTTGCCGAGCCCCGTCCCCTGCCACTCGGGACGCACGGCCAGCGGCCCCATCCACCCCTCGGTTCCCGACTGGTGCGCCACGTTGAACGCCACGAGGCGGTCGTCGATGTCGGTCCAGCACATCGCGCCCTCGCCCGCATCGTCGATCGCGTAGCGCCAGATGGCGGGATTCAGGGGCGGGACGCGCACGCCCGTGAGTCCGTCGCGGCGGTAGCGATCCGAGAAGGCGTCGGAGAAGAGGTGATTGAGCGCCGGGATGTCGGCGAGCGTCAGCGCGCGCTGGTGCACGCCTCGCGGATGGGGCGCCGCCGCCGCGCTCACGACTCCGCCCCGCCGTCCGCCGCCCCCGCCGTCGCCAGCAGCGCGTCGGCACCCACCGGCAGCTCGGCATCACCGCGCGTGACCCGTGACGCGCCCGACTTCTCGTCGTTCGCGATCACGAAGACCTGATCGAGGCCGTCGCGCACGTCGTCGATGTGGGTGATGACGATCACCTGGTCGAACCGGTCGCGCAGCGCGCGCAGCAGGCCGATGACGTTCTGGCGACGCACCTCATCCAGCGACCCGAAGACCTCGTCGAGAATGAGCAGCGAGAAGGGCTGGCCGCTGCGCTCCGCGATCATCTGCGAGATGGCCAGGCGCAGCACGAGATTGGCGAGGTCTTCCTCACCGCCCGAGATGACGGGGAGCGGGACCCCGTCCTCGAGGATCGAGATGCGGTATTTCTCGTCGAGGTCGAGCTCGCTGTAGCGCGCGTCGGTCAGCGCGGCGAGGAATCCGCTCGCGAGCTCGGAGATCTCGGGGCGCATCTGGTAGTTGAGATCGGTTCGCAAGTCGGAGTAGGCGCGATACAGCTCGTCGTGCAGCCGCTTGTCCGCCTCGATCGCCGCCACGCGCTCGCGCCGCTCGTCGAGGTCGCGCTGCGCCGCGACCACGCGATCGCGGTCCGACGACGCGAGCCGGGCCTCCCCTTCGGCGTTCAGCACGGCCATCGCCGCCGCCTGCACCGCGCCGGTTGCGGCGGCGTGGGCACTGCCGAGCGCCGCATACTCCTCCTCGGAGTGGGCGATCGTCCCGAGGCGCGCCGCGATCTGCTCGCGCTTGCCGTGCGCCGCGGCCATCGCGCGCTGCGCCGACTCGAGCTCGCGCCGCAGCGCCGGCTCGCGCTCGACCTGCGTGTTGAGCCGGTTGGCCTGCGTGCTCAGGGCCGCGAGCTGCTCGAACTGCTCCTCGAGCGCCAGGTGCCGCTCGCGCACGTAACCCCCCGGGAGCGAGGCGAGTTCGGCCGCCAGCGCCGCGTGCCGCTGTTCCTTCTGCCCGAGTTCGCGCGCCAGCTGCTCGAGCTGGCCGACGGCCACCTGCGTGCGCGCCAGTTTCCGCTCCAGCGCACTGACTTCCTGCATGGCCTGTCGCCGTTCCTCATCGAGCGCGGCGATGTCCTCGGGCATGCCCTCGAGCTGCTCGAGCCGCTGGCGGAAGTACAGGCCGTCGGCGCTGACCGCCTCGATCTGCGTCTCGAGGAAGTCCATCACGCTGTGGTAATGATCGCCGAGCGGCCGGCTGCAGGTGGGACACTGCCCTTCCTCTCCCGCCGACTTGAGCTTGTCCTTCTGCTCACGCAGCTCCTGATAATGCGCGCGCAGCGCGTTCCGGCGCGTCTCCGCCTCCTGCCGGTCGCGCACCCACTCGGTGCGACGCAGCTCAAGACGCCCCTGCAGCTCCTCCAGCCGGTGGCGCTTCTGCTCCATCTCATCGGTGAGCTGTTCCTCGACTGCCGGCGCCGTCTCGAGGCGCGAGCGCCCTTCCCGCAAGTGCTGCAATTCGGTGGCGAGCTCGTGCGCCGCCTCCTGCAGCGCCTGCCGGCGGCCATTCGACACCGCGAGTTCGCGCTGGCGCGTGAGCTCCTCGCCGACCTCATGGAACGGCGCGAGCGCCTCCGCGAGCGGCACGAGCTGCGCGCGCGCCTCGGCGACGTGCAGCAGCTCCCCCTCCACGCGCTCGACGGTGCGCGCGAGCCCGGTGAGCTCGGCGTCGACAATGCGGCGCTCCGCGTCGAGGCCCTGCAGCTCCTCGCGGGCGCGCTGCGCCTCCGCCCAGCGCGGCTGGAGCGTGCTGAGCGCCTGCTGCGCGCGGGCCTGCTCGACCGCCGCGGCGGCCGCGCGCGCCTGCGCATCGCGGAGCCGCGCCTCGGCGTCGGCGAGCTGCCGCGCGAGGACGTCCGGGTCCGGCATCCCGGCCCGCATGCCGTTGCTTTCGTTGCGCAGGGCCTTGCGTCGCTCGTCGCAGAGGTCCTGCGCCGCCCGGAGCTTCTCGTAACCCAGCACGCGCGAGAGGAACTGGGCGCGGGCGGCCGCGGTCAGGGTGGCCATCACCGCGAGCTGCTTCTGCGCGGTGAAATAGGTGTTGTCGAACTCGTCGAGCGACATCCCGAGCTTTCGCCGGATGACGTCGGTGACGGCCGACGCCCCCGTCGCGATGGGACGCTCGCCGCCGTCCACGTACAGGTCGGCGGTGGTCAGTGCGCGGACGAGGCGGAACCGATGTCCGCCAAGTTCGAAGTCGAGCTCGATGCGCACGGGCGAGCGCGCGCTGGCCCGGGCGAACCGGATGGAGTCCACGGTCCCGCGCGTGGCGTCGCCGCCGTAGAGCGCCCACTTGATCGCCTCGAGGATCGTCGTCTTGCCGCACCCGTTCGGCCCGATGATGCCGGTCAGCCCGCTGTCGAACTGCAGCGTGCTGTCCGCGTGCTGGCGGAAGTTCACGAGGCGAAGGCGCGAGAGCCTCACGTCTGCTCCGTCTCGTCGACGCCGCGCACGGCCATGTCCTGCTCGGCGTCGCGCAGGTAATGCTCGCCCAGTTCCACCAGGCGGTCGCGGTCGATGTCGCTCGTCAGCACGCGGCTGCGCAGCGCCTCCCGCAGCGTGTCCGCGAGCGACGGCCGCCGGCCCGGCGCGCCGCTCTCCGCGACCGCGGTGCGCACCACGTTGGGACGGCGCGTGTCGAGGACGAAGTGCAGCGCGCGCCGCTGGAATTCGCGCAGGCGCTGATGGTCGAGCTCGCGCACAACGTGCCGCGGCACGTCGCGCACGACCAGGCGCACGACCTTGCCGTCGATCCCGCCGTCCGGGCACTTCTCGACGGCAGCGGCGATCGCCGCGTCCAGGTCGGCCGCCGACATGCCGCGGCCGCTGACTGCTGGCAGATCGATGATCTTCCGCGTGACGGGCAGCGCATGAAACGTCTGCTTCCCGGTCGCGAGGTCGCGCTCGATCAGCCCCTTGCCGGGAAGCTTCGCCGCCTTCTCCTCGGCGTACTCGCCCCAGCTGTTCGTGCTGGTGTAGTCAATCGAGCCGCAGTAGTACGCGTTGGGCCCGACCTTGCGGTACACGTGGTAGTGACCGAGGGCGACATAGTCCCACCGCTCGTGCGAGACCGCCGACGCGGGAATCGGCATCGAGGCGCGTTCGTCCTCGCGGGCCCCTTCGGGCAGCGCCCCTTCCACCTCACCGTGCAGCAGCAGGATGTTGTGCTTGTAGTCGAGGTCGGGCGACAGGTCGACGCTTCCCGGCGGCAGGTCGGGAACGGCGAGGATGGCGAGGTCGTGCTCGGGAAAGGTCAGCCGGCGCGGCGTCACGTCCACGATGTGGAAGTTCAGCTGCTCGAAGAGGCGGAGAATGCACGTCGTCTCGCTCGAGCGCGGCATGTCGTGGTTGCCGGCGACGATGACCACGATGGCGTTCGGCAGGGCCGTGCGCAGCCGCAGGAACTGCGCGAAGGCGTGCAGGATGGCCGGGTTGGTCGGCCGCACCGTGTGAAAGACGTCCCCGCCGATGAGCACCAGTTCGGGCGCCAGCGCGATGACCTTGTCCATCGCGCGCGTGAACGATGCCGCCACGTCCGCCTCGCGCTGGTTCTTGCCCGCGGGCGTGACGCGCTGGAACTGCCGGAAGCCGAGGTGGAGATCGGAGAGGTGGACGAGTCGCACGGGGCGCGGACGTGGGTCAGGAAAATGTAGTGGGTGGGACGGAGGGCGACAGAGCACGACGGCGTACCGCCGAGAACGACGGAATACCACAGAGTACGACAGAGTGCCACAGAATACGACGGAGTACATACGGAGCACGGCAGGAAGGCACCGGATCACCCGAGCCATCCGCTGTCGTGGTCCGTGGCACACCGTCGGATTCCGTCGTACT
Coding sequences within it:
- a CDS encoding GNAT family N-acetyltransferase — protein: MSAAAAPHPRGVHQRALTLADIPALNHLFSDAFSDRYRRDGLTGVRVPPLNPAIWRYAIDDAGEGAMCWTDIDDRLVAFNVAHQSGTEGWMGPLAVRPEWQGTGLGKTVVSCGIDFLRARGCAVIGLETMPRTMDNIGFYSRLGFIPAHLTVTFSFEARPGRCTLLSRLGAADAERALASCARLVQSLQPGVDFSREIQLTRALGIGDTVLLKGRDGVEGFALCHEAALVEGRPRDEVRVLKLAVRDVQQLPALLAAVSGYARDCGTARAAIRTQGEYTGAYQALVATGARVRWTDLRMTLAGYPEQVPATGVVLSNWEI
- a CDS encoding SMC family ATPase — protein: MRLSRLRLVNFRQHADSTLQFDSGLTGIIGPNGCGKTTILEAIKWALYGGDATRGTVDSIRFARASARSPVRIELDFELGGHRFRLVRALTTADLYVDGGERPIATGASAVTDVIRRKLGMSLDEFDNTYFTAQKQLAVMATLTAAARAQFLSRVLGYEKLRAAQDLCDERRKALRNESNGMRAGMPDPDVLARQLADAEARLRDAQARAAAAAVEQARAQQALSTLQPRWAEAQRAREELQGLDAERRIVDAELTGLARTVERVEGELLHVAEARAQLVPLAEALAPFHEVGEELTRQRELAVSNGRRQALQEAAHELATELQHLREGRSRLETAPAVEEQLTDEMEQKRHRLEELQGRLELRRTEWVRDRQEAETRRNALRAHYQELREQKDKLKSAGEEGQCPTCSRPLGDHYHSVMDFLETQIEAVSADGLYFRQRLEQLEGMPEDIAALDEERRQAMQEVSALERKLARTQVAVGQLEQLARELGQKEQRHAALAAELASLPGGYVRERHLALEEQFEQLAALSTQANRLNTQVEREPALRRELESAQRAMAAAHGKREQIAARLGTIAHSEEEYAALGSAHAAATGAVQAAAMAVLNAEGEARLASSDRDRVVAAQRDLDERRERVAAIEADKRLHDELYRAYSDLRTDLNYQMRPEISELASGFLAALTDARYSELDLDEKYRISILEDGVPLPVISGGEEDLANLVLRLAISQMIAERSGQPFSLLILDEVFGSLDEVRRQNVIGLLRALRDRFDQVIVITHIDDVRDGLDQVFVIANDEKSGASRVTRGDAELPVGADALLATAGAADGGAES
- a CDS encoding DNA repair exonuclease translates to MRLVHLSDLHLGFRQFQRVTPAGKNQREADVAASFTRAMDKVIALAPELVLIGGDVFHTVRPTNPAILHAFAQFLRLRTALPNAIVVIVAGNHDMPRSSETTCILRLFEQLNFHIVDVTPRRLTFPEHDLAILAVPDLPPGSVDLSPDLDYKHNILLLHGEVEGALPEGAREDERASMPIPASAVSHERWDYVALGHYHVYRKVGPNAYYCGSIDYTSTNSWGEYAEEKAAKLPGKGLIERDLATGKQTFHALPVTRKIIDLPAVSGRGMSAADLDAAIAAAVEKCPDGGIDGKVVRLVVRDVPRHVVRELDHQRLREFQRRALHFVLDTRRPNVVRTAVAESGAPGRRPSLADTLREALRSRVLTSDIDRDRLVELGEHYLRDAEQDMAVRGVDETEQT